The genomic region GGCAACTCATAACCATAATCCCTCGGCTTCGGACCCCACGCAACCCCACCTTTAACCCAGATCGGTGACCTCCTTGATCCATGCCTTGCCCTCCCTGTGTGTTTTTGAGGCCAAGGCTTTTTACCAGTCCCTGAAACCTCAGCACGGGTCTTTGTTTTGGCGGTTCCCTGGCGCTGATTTGCCAGATAACACCGCACCGCCTCCCAGAGCAGGCTGGGTGGTCCTTCCCGATTAAACCACATCTCCGGTAACTCCACCTGGCCTTTCACCTCACCAGAAACCCTCATGACCTCCATCTCAACCCACCTTTTTAATTAAAAGGTCAGAACCGCGATAACCAGGAACCGCACCTCGCACATAAATCACCCCTGCTTCGGAATCCACCTTAACCACCTTCAGATTCCTTATCACCACCCGCTCACATCCATAATGACCGGGCAAGGTCCTGCCCGGCAGAACCCGGCCGGGCGAAGAACCGGAACTTACCGAGCCAATCCGGCGATGGGACATTGAACCATGAGATGCCGGTCCACCACTCCAGCCCCAACGCTTCATCCCCCCGGCAAAACCCCTACCCTTTGTCCAGCCAGTAACGGTAACCAAATCACCGGGCTTAAAAACATCAACGGTCAGCTCCTGCCCAACCTTGAACCCATCAACACTGTTCACCCTGAATTCCCGCACAATTCGGACAGCCGGCACCCCCGCCTTCTTAAACTGCCCTTCATAAGGCTTGGTCAACTGCCGCTTGCTTGGCGTCCCATGCCCAATCTGCAAGGCACAATACCCATGCCGCTCTTTTGTGCGCAAACCGACAACAATGCATCTACCAACCTCAATTGCGGTCACCGGCATCACCCGACCCTTTTCATCATAAACCTGGCTCATCTCACCCTTCTGACCGATAAGTCCAATCATGCCGACTTTATCTCCACCTCCACCCCTGCCGGAACCTCAAGTTTCATCAAGGCATCAACCATCTCCGCAGTGGCATTGGAAATCTCAATCAGCCGCTTATGCACCCGCAGCTCAAACTGCTCGCGCGACTTCTTATCAACATGGGGAGAGCGCAGCACCGTAAAAAGGGTGCGCTTTGTGGGCAAGGGCACCGGACCGGAGACCTGGGCGCCGGTCCTCCTCGCCACATCAACGATGTCACGCGCCGACTGGTCAAGCAGCCGGTGGTCATAAGCCTTGAGCTTAATCCTTATCTTCTTTGAAGTCCTTAACAAGCTCATTTTCTAAATAAAATTCTCCTATTATTTCTTACCTGCACTCCTGACACCTTATGTTCGG from candidate division WOR-3 bacterium harbors:
- the rplC gene encoding 50S ribosomal protein L3; the protein is MIGLIGQKGEMSQVYDEKGRVMPVTAIEVGRCIVVGLRTKERHGYCALQIGHGTPSKRQLTKPYEGQFKKAGVPAVRIVREFRVNSVDGFKVGQELTVDVFKPGDLVTVTGWTKGRGFAGGMKRWGWSGGPASHGSMSHRRIGSVSSGSSPGRVLPGRTLPGHYGCERVVIRNLKVVKVDSEAGVIYVRGAVPGYRGSDLLIKKVG
- the rpsJ gene encoding 30S ribosomal protein S10; this translates as MSLLRTSKKIRIKLKAYDHRLLDQSARDIVDVARRTGAQVSGPVPLPTKRTLFTVLRSPHVDKKSREQFELRVHKRLIEISNATAEMVDALMKLEVPAGVEVEIKSA